DNA from Leptospira mayottensis 200901116:
ATGTTTTCAAAAAAAATTCGTTTAACAACTACGTCCGCTTTTTCAATAGCGGATAACGTTTCATACATCGCCTTTGCCGTGGAACTTAAAGCCCGGGTCAATCCTTCTTCCGTTTTTTCACTTGCCTTTTTGAGAGACTCCCCGGATTTGGAAAAAAATTCCGCAAGACTCGTATTCTGAACCAAAGGAGTTCCGGAAAGCTGAGACAACTGCTTGGATGACCAATCGAAGGATTGGGTAAGTATCGAACGAACGCTTTCTAAAGTCCCTACCGAAGTATCTTTTGCGAATTGAACTAGCGATTTACTCAAGTCCATACTCGGTTGTGTGGGTTTATAAGGCATGCTGAAACTCCTTTTATTGCCTGCGAAGTATAACTCGAAAATCCTTTAGGGTCAACGGATAAAATTCGGTTCGTCTGTTTTCGATAGGGACGAAGAAGCTTGATCTTGTGATTCTTTTTGTTTCTATGGTGACATGCGGCTTTTGCTTATTCAACCGCCAGTGCAAGATTTTTACGATACCGATATCCGATTGCAACCGATCGGACTATGTTATCTCAAAGGAGCTATACAAAAATTTTTACCAAACATAGAAGTCATTATCCGCGATTTTCATAGAGGCATGGGAGACAAACTTGCGGGAAGAAGAACGGTTCCGATTCCGAGCGAACTCAAATACTTAAAGGAATATTATTCAGTTCCGGATAAAAGTCCATTCTCCACGTTTTTTGAATACTTTCATTTCGGAGCGCCTTACGAAGATATAGCAAACGAAGTAAAATTTCTGGCGCCCGATCTTGTGGGTATTTCCTCTTTGTTTTCTCCTTATTACAGAGAGGCTTTAAAGACGGCGGAAACAGTGAAGAAAGTATTAGACGTTCCCGTTTTAATGGGGGGCTCTCATGTATCCGCTTGTCCGGAACTAATGCTTTCAAATCCGAACGTGGATTTTATCATTCGAGGAGAAGGTGAGAAACCGATCTGTGATTTTTTGAGGGAATTTCAAACGTATAAACGTTATGCGATCGTTGATTCTCTCGGATGGAAAGAAAATGGAAGTCTTCGTTTAAATCCGATCGGGGATAATTTTCCGATTCAAGAGCTTCCATCTCCTGACGTATCTTCCTTATCGAAGGAACATTATCTTTTCGAAGGAAAGCCGATACGTTTTGTTATCACTTCTAGAAGTTGTCCGCATCGTTGCAGTTTTTGTTCGGTTCACACTACCTTTGGAACCAAGTATAGAAGAAATACGGTTGAGAATGTGTTAAACGAAATCAAAGAATCTTATGAACTTGGTTACCGGGTATTCGATTTTGAAGACGACAATTTGACTTTCTTCCGCCCCGAAATGAAAAAGCTCTGTGAAGAATTGATTCGAGCCTTTCCTAAAAAAGACATTCGGCTCGTCGCAATGAACGGAATCTCTTATATCAGTTTGGATAGTGAGCTTCTTCGTTTGATGAAGGATGCGGGATTTACGAATCTGAACCTCGCCTTGGTCAGTTCTGATAAACTCGTTAGAGAGACTACGAAAAGACCGCATACGATCGAAAAGTATCTTCAAATCGTTTGGGAAAGTTTCGAACTTGGATTTCAAATTACTTCGTATCAAATCCTTGGACTTCCGATGGAAACTTTGGAATCTATGATTCAAACGCTTCGGTTTAACGCGGCCCAGCCCGTTTTGATGGGCGCTTCGCTTTTTTATCTTACTCCGAATTCTCCGATTGCTTCAGATTTTCCGGAAAGAAGCGAATCCGACGTTTTTCTTTCCAGATTAACTTCGATGGCGATCCTTTCCGAACATTTTGAAAGAGAGGATATTTATTCCCTTTTTATTGTTACCCGCATTCTGAATTTTCTGAAAAGCGTTTCTGTTCCCAAAGGAAATACTGTTTCCATAAATGAGGCTTTAAAAATATTAGAAAAATATGAAATAAGATCCATGATCGGAGTGAGACTTTTCGAAAAGTTGATCAACGAGAAAAAATTATATGCTTCTACAAGCAAAGGTTGGATACTTTTGGAAAAATTCCGTTATGAGGTTTTTGAAGAAGTTTTTTCCGGCTTGGACGGGATTTGTACCCTTTCCGGCGGAAAAATCGATCTGCAAGATTTAAATCGATTTTTGCCTTTATATAATACGAATTCCGAGCCGAGTTCGTATTAAAACAGAGGAATTCAATTTGTTACCGATTGTGTTTTTCTTTCTTTTTTGGGACGTTTTATCAAGAGTTCATAAAGCCGTTCAAAATCTGGATTTTAAAAGAGACATGGCGTCTTTTCGGTTCGAATATTAATGAGATAGTGGATCGGATTTCACTGGTATGATATAAAAAAGAACCGGAAAAAAAGTTTCTGATTCTTGGAAGCTAGGATAGAATTTTACGTAGGAAGAAATCTGGTTTATAAATCGAAATAGTTGACTTTGGGAGCGAGTTAAGATAAGCCCAAAATTCTAGGATGACGTAAAATAACTTATGAATTCGCAATGGAAAACTCGTAACAAACCCTACGAGGTTTTTTCGGAAAAGGAAAAAACTAGAAAGATCATTCAGTGGATTCGATTTTGGGACGATCGAATTCGGAGTCGATTTCCATATTTATCAAAATATCAAGATCAAATCGGCTTAAGTATCGCGATCGGTTCTGCATCCGGTATGATCTTTTTCGCTGTACTATATATAACGAATCTAATTCCCTTTTGGCTTTGTATTGTTTTTAACGCGATCCTTGCATCCTTTTTGCACGAGATAGAACACGATCTCATCCATAACCTTTACTACAAGGGAAGAGTAAAAGTTCAAAATTTTATGTTCTGGGTGGTTTGGCTTTTTAGGGCCAACACGGTTAATCCTTGGTTTCGGAGAGAAATCCATCTTCTACATCATAAGCTGTCCGGAAACAAAGAGGACGTGGAAGAAAGAATGATTGGGAATGGAGTGCCTTTCGGTTTAAAAAGAGTTTTAATCATGATCGACGGAAACTTAGCATTGATTTTACACGGAAGAAAAGTCGCGAAAGACGCGTATCTCCAACTTAGAAAAATCAAGGTTCCGAGAACCATAAGACCGTATCGGGAAATTTTCTTTCTGCTCTGGTATTCCTTTCTATCCGTAAATGCATTCCATATTTTGAATATATTATTCGGAAATCCGATTTTGGAGCCTTCGTTTTTGGAAACGAACCGATCGATTTTGAACTCTGTTGCTGTCGTTTATTTGATCCCGAATTGGATTCGCCAAACTTCGATCCAAGTCGTTTCTTCAAATATGCACTACTATGGAAACATTCCGAACGTTTATCACCAAACCCAAGTTTTAAATTCTTGGCTGGTTTTTCCGTTCCATCTTTTTTGCTTCAATTTCGGAGCGACTCATGGAATCCATCACTTCGTTGTAAATCAACCGTTTTATCTTAGACAATGGGTCGCGTTTTACGTCCTTTCTGCGATGAAACGTTATGGAATTCGGTTCAACGATTTTCAAAGTATGCGGGAAGCAAATTCCGAGCGTCTTTCGGAAAAAAGTAGTAGGATCGATTTTTCCAAAATGACAAACTTTCCGGTTTCCAATTCAAAATAATCGACGTTATTCGCCGTTGCAAAATCAGTGTCGTCCCAAAATTTTAGAGTGTGGGAACTCCCACTGGAGTGTTCCAACGGTAAAATTCGTTAAAAAGTCGGATAAACTCTCAAGGAGACTTAATCTGTGGGAACTACTACGTTTTATTACAAAATTACCGAATGATTGCGAAGGTTTGGGACAGACTCAGATTTCGCGTACTTACTTTTGTAGGGTGAGTGAAACGGATAGCGTAAGAAACAAAAGGTTACGGTTTGCAGAAAGATTTTTATTATTTCCAGTGAGAGATTTTTACATGGTCGGACCAGAAATCTAAGGTCTTTTTGAGAAGGGGCAAATCTAAAGGTTTGGTCAGGTAGTCGTTCATACCTTTAGAAATATATACTTCCTTGTTACTTTCGATTACGTCTGCGGTTAGGGCGATGATAATTGGAAATCCCGTATTTTGTTTTTGCGAACGAATCCATTTTGTGGCTTCAATTCCGTCCACCTCGGGCATATGAATATCCATAAGGATCATATCGAAAAAGTCTAATTGCATCTTTTCGATTACTTCCCTGCCGTTGTGAACGACGACCGGATCGTAACCTAATTTTTTAAGCGCTCTTTCGATTAAAAGACAATTGGTTTCGTTGTCCTCTGCTACGAGAATTCTCATACTTTTAGAAGTCGCATTCGAATAAGCGCTTTCCAAGTCCTTCGTTTTTTCTGCTTCGAAAATCTTTTCGATTTCCGATTCGGAAGGTATACCATAAGTAATCGTGAACGTAAACTTGGAGCCGTAACCTTCCTTACTCTCCAGGTTCAAAGTTCCACCTTGGAGTTCCACAAGTTGTTTCGTGATACTGAGACCCAAACCGGAACCTCCGAATTTTCTCGCAGTGGATGTGTCGCTTTGCGAAAATGCGTCGAATACTTGTTTTTGTTTTTCTAAAGGAATTCCGATACCAGAATCTGAAACGGTGAACTCTATTGAAATTTTGTCTTTCGAAATATTTTTTTGAGACACGTTAAGGACTACTTCTCCGTGATTGGTGAATTTAATTCCGTTGCCGGTAAGATTCCATAAAATTTGCCGAAGTCTAAGTTGATCTCCGTAAACGTATTCTTGAATTTCGAATTTACCTTCCAGCCGAAGACCTATTCGTTTTTGTTTTGCAAGAGGATATAAAAGATCGTGTATCTCGTCCAAAACGGAACGAATCGAAAACACTTCCTTATCCAAGGAAATTTTTCCGGCTTCGATTTTGGAAAAGTCGAGAATATCGTTGATAATCTGTAATAATGATTTGGCGGAAATGGAAAGAATTTGGATATATTCTTTCTGTTCGTCGTTGAGTTTCGTAGTCCCTAAAAGCTGAACCATTCCCAACACTCCGTTCATGGGAGTTCGGATCTCGTGACTCATATTTGCAAGAAAACTACTTTTTACTTTGGAGGCCTTTTCCGCGATTTCCTTTGCTTGAATCAGTTCCCATTCGGTTTCTCTTCTTTGTTGAATTTCTTTTTTGAGAAGAATAATGTTCTTATGAATCTCGGATTGTAAACCCTCTTTGAGCCTAAATTCCAGTTCTTTTATCCTTTGGACGAGCATGACAGAAAAAAGAATGGATTGGGAAACGAAGGCCAACTTTAAGAGATGAAGAGAAAGATAATTGATCGAAATCGCGCCCGTGGTACTTAAATTCGCAAGAACTCCGGCGATGGGAAATACCATATGGATCAGCAAAAAATTTTTTGCGGGCTTAAAACCGTCCCTGATTTTCACGATACAAAAATACACAATGATTAAGTTATTAATCAGCCCCAGATAATATGAGAACTGATTCAGTTGGATCGGATAAAAAATTGAAAGAGGAATCAAAAGAAGGTTGGAGACGACATAGATGGCCGTTACAATTTTGGCCCCTTTATCCTTTTTTTCCGGGTACAAAAATTCCAGAGAAAATAAAAACAAAAACAAGGTGGAGGTATAAATAAAAACTAAAGTGAGAGGAAGGTAATATTGTCCGTGCGCCGGTTTAAACAGTGGTAAAGTCAAACCGTCCCAAGACGTTAGATAGATCGTGGAAAATAAAATCATAATAAAATAATATAGATAAGACCTTGCTTTGAAGGAGAAATACAGTGATAGATTGTATAAACCCATCGCAATTCCAAAGCCGAGGGTTAGGCCGACTGCGATCGAACGAAACTGTTCCGTAAAATTATATTTTTTTTCCGATTCCAACACAAAAGGAATACGGAGAGGAGTGCCGCTTTTAATTGCACAAACGATCTGAATTTCTTCTCCGGGACGAAGATAAAAATCGAGAACTGGAAAATTTTCCTCGTAAACGCGATTTGTCCCTGCAAGAATTTCATAAATCTGATCCTTATATCCGTATCGATAATGAATATCCACTTTTTCAAGATAAGGATTATAGATTTCGAACTTTCCATAGTAGTCGTTTGAAGTATCGTTCTTTAAGGGAATGTAAAACCAAGCAGTATCTTCGGTAAAACCCAACGAGAACATTTCTGCCGGAATGTTCCGAAATGAAAGAGAAGTATCTTTTGCAAAAATTCTTTCCCGAAAATTTTTACCTTTGGAATCGGTGAAGTAATGTATAAAAGAACGAAAGGAAGAGTTATTCTGGAGTTGGGAAATCTTTCCCGGAACCGAAGATTCGCCGAACAAAGGAACTGCGAAACTAAGCGAAAAATAGATCGTTAAGAAAGATCGAATCATAAAAACGAATAACTCGGATATTTTGATTAGTTTATAACATTTGCTTCAAGAATTAAAAGATTTTTTTCGATCTCATTTTTTTGGGCAATCAAGGATGAGGGGATTGATTTTTGTTCTCTCTGGAATCTTTATAGACAAAAAAGGTTTTTTGGCTGGGATTTACGGAAACTCTTTAGAAAACAAGAAAAATCTAATGGAGTAAACTATTTTCTTTTGAGGATTGTTGAGAAACGCTATTTTCCTTAGCAGAAAAATAGAGGCCTATTCGTTTAAAAACTTGTTCCAAATCCTAAAAAAATCACAATCATAATTACTAAATCGTTAATAACGAAGCGAGTATTACGTCCCTTTGGAGAGTTTATAGGTTTTTAAATTGTATTTTCACCGTTAAAACTGGTAGGAGTTCCTACAATTCTAAGGTTTTGAGACGAGTTTTAGATTTTTCCTTTGTCTTTGAGCCGTTTTCTCAGTGCTTTGGAAAGTTGTTTGTCTTTCTGTTTCTTTTTTCTTGCTTCTTCGGAATCGATCGAGACTTTATGAGCTTGTAATTCTTTAGTTAGTTTTAGGTAAGAAGAGTATCGCGCTTCGTCGATTTTACCGACTTTCAACGCGGCCGCGACTCCACAATCTGGTTCTCCGTTATGCGAACAGTCTTTAAAGCGGCATTCTTGTGCGGCGGTTGCAATTTCAGGAAAGATTTCTTCCAGATCTTCTTCGCCGCTTTCGGAAAAAAGACCGACCTCCCTAATTCCAGGATTATCCATGAGAATTCCACCTGAAGGTAAAAGAAATAGTTCTCTGTGAGTTGTGGTATGTTTTCCGGTTCCGTCCGAGGATTTGACTTCGTTCGTCTTCTGAGCGTAAACACCTAATAGCGAATTGATGATCGTGGACTTGCCTGCACCCGAGGATCCCAGAAATGCGATCGTATTTCCGGGTTTTATAAGGCGGAGAATTTTCGGGGCATACGTTGGGTTCAAAGCGGAAATCATTTCGACCGGAATTTCTCCGGCGATCGTTTTGATTTCTGAAAATCTTTGTTCGGAGTGTTCGCAAAGATCTTTTTTATTCAATATGATCGCCGTCGTCACGCCGCTGATCTTGGCCAAGAATAAATAACGTTCTATCCTTCTCGGGCTATAGTCGCTGTCCAAACCCATGATCACGAGTAAGAGGTCGATGTTCGAAGCGATCGCCTGGAAACTTTTCCGTTTTCCGGGATTTTTTCTTCTTAAAAACGTTTTTCGAGGAAGGATTTTCTCCACGATACAAAGATCTTCTCCGTCGATTTCTCGAACGAGAACCCAATCCCCTGTCACGATAAATTCTCCCGAAGACATCAAAGTTCCGGAGGGAATTCCTTTTCGTTCTCCGAATTCCGTTAGAATTTTTGAATGTTCTCCATAGACGGATATGACCCTTCCAGGCTTTAAATTTTCGATGGATTCCGTAAGAAACGTTTCAGGTTCCCATCCATAAGAAGTGAGAATTGGATTTAATTGTGACATACGATTCCCTCTGATTTCAAATTAAGATACAGACGTCATTCCCGCTTTCGGGATTCGGACGTTTCAATTTTCAGAATGGAATTCAACAATCATATTCGTACTTGATTCAAACCTGACTAACTTAAATCCCAAAGTCAATTAAAGAACGAATAAAATATTTAAAAGGAGTTCGACTTATATCGTTATTTTTCTTGCAATATTTTGCTTTTTTGAAAATGTTCTGCCAATTTAACCCAGGCAAAAACATTGATTCAGAAAATTTCTCAACCCATCGAAAAAGTAAAAAGTCAATACGAAGCAGTCGTGATCGGATCCGGTTATGGCGGTGGAATCGCGGCGTCTCGACTTTCCAGAGCCGGAATCGAAGTCTGTCTTTTGGAAAGAGGCAGGGAAATTAGACCTGGAGAATTTCCGAGCAAGGAAATATCAGCTTTTGAAGAAGTTCAAGCCAACTACGAAGACAAACATATCGGTTCTAAAAGTGGCTTGTTTGACTTTCATTTTAACAAGGATATCAACGTTTTAGTCGGTTGCGGTTTAGGTGGCACTTCTCTTATCAACGCGAACGTAAGTTTAAGGGCGGTTCCCGAAGTGTTTCAAGATTCGGCTTGGCCACAAATCATCCGCAAAGAAGCAAGTCAGCACGGAATGGATCCTTATTATTCCCGCGCGGAAGAAATGTTAAGACCGAATATCCTTCCGAACAAATATAGAAATCTTACAAAGTACAAGGCTCTTAAAACTTCTGCTTCTTTTTTAAAAAAAGAATTTTATCCGACTCCGATTAACGTGACATTCGAATCCAAAATCAATCACGTCGGAGTCAACCAAGAAGCTTGTACAAACTGCGGAGATTGTGTTACGGGTTGTAACGTTTCTTCCAAAAACACGACTCTGATGAATTATCTTCCGGATGCGGTTAATTTCGGAGCACAAATTTTTACGGAAGTAAAAGTAACTTATATTGAAAAAAAAGAAGATTCTTGGCTGGTTCATTTTACTCCGCTTGGAGTGGACCGGGAAAAATTCAGCAAGG
Protein-coding regions in this window:
- a CDS encoding fatty acid desaturase, which gives rise to MNSQWKTRNKPYEVFSEKEKTRKIIQWIRFWDDRIRSRFPYLSKYQDQIGLSIAIGSASGMIFFAVLYITNLIPFWLCIVFNAILASFLHEIEHDLIHNLYYKGRVKVQNFMFWVVWLFRANTVNPWFRREIHLLHHKLSGNKEDVEERMIGNGVPFGLKRVLIMIDGNLALILHGRKVAKDAYLQLRKIKVPRTIRPYREIFFLLWYSFLSVNAFHILNILFGNPILEPSFLETNRSILNSVAVVYLIPNWIRQTSIQVVSSNMHYYGNIPNVYHQTQVLNSWLVFPFHLFCFNFGATHGIHHFVVNQPFYLRQWVAFYVLSAMKRYGIRFNDFQSMREANSERLSEKSSRIDFSKMTNFPVSNSK
- the rsgA gene encoding ribosome small subunit-dependent GTPase A; translated protein: MSQLNPILTSYGWEPETFLTESIENLKPGRVISVYGEHSKILTEFGERKGIPSGTLMSSGEFIVTGDWVLVREIDGEDLCIVEKILPRKTFLRRKNPGKRKSFQAIASNIDLLLVIMGLDSDYSPRRIERYLFLAKISGVTTAIILNKKDLCEHSEQRFSEIKTIAGEIPVEMISALNPTYAPKILRLIKPGNTIAFLGSSGAGKSTIINSLLGVYAQKTNEVKSSDGTGKHTTTHRELFLLPSGGILMDNPGIREVGLFSESGEEDLEEIFPEIATAAQECRFKDCSHNGEPDCGVAAALKVGKIDEARYSSYLKLTKELQAHKVSIDSEEARKKKQKDKQLSKALRKRLKDKGKI
- a CDS encoding hybrid sensor histidine kinase/response regulator; translated protein: MIRSFLTIYFSLSFAVPLFGESSVPGKISQLQNNSSFRSFIHYFTDSKGKNFRERIFAKDTSLSFRNIPAEMFSLGFTEDTAWFYIPLKNDTSNDYYGKFEIYNPYLEKVDIHYRYGYKDQIYEILAGTNRVYEENFPVLDFYLRPGEEIQIVCAIKSGTPLRIPFVLESEKKYNFTEQFRSIAVGLTLGFGIAMGLYNLSLYFSFKARSYLYYFIMILFSTIYLTSWDGLTLPLFKPAHGQYYLPLTLVFIYTSTLFLFLFSLEFLYPEKKDKGAKIVTAIYVVSNLLLIPLSIFYPIQLNQFSYYLGLINNLIIVYFCIVKIRDGFKPAKNFLLIHMVFPIAGVLANLSTTGAISINYLSLHLLKLAFVSQSILFSVMLVQRIKELEFRLKEGLQSEIHKNIILLKKEIQQRRETEWELIQAKEIAEKASKVKSSFLANMSHEIRTPMNGVLGMVQLLGTTKLNDEQKEYIQILSISAKSLLQIINDILDFSKIEAGKISLDKEVFSIRSVLDEIHDLLYPLAKQKRIGLRLEGKFEIQEYVYGDQLRLRQILWNLTGNGIKFTNHGEVVLNVSQKNISKDKISIEFTVSDSGIGIPLEKQKQVFDAFSQSDTSTARKFGGSGLGLSITKQLVELQGGTLNLESKEGYGSKFTFTITYGIPSESEIEKIFEAEKTKDLESAYSNATSKSMRILVAEDNETNCLLIERALKKLGYDPVVVHNGREVIEKMQLDFFDMILMDIHMPEVDGIEATKWIRSQKQNTGFPIIIALTADVIESNKEVYISKGMNDYLTKPLDLPLLKKTLDFWSDHVKISHWK
- a CDS encoding B12-binding domain-containing radical SAM protein is translated as MRLLLIQPPVQDFYDTDIRLQPIGLCYLKGAIQKFLPNIEVIIRDFHRGMGDKLAGRRTVPIPSELKYLKEYYSVPDKSPFSTFFEYFHFGAPYEDIANEVKFLAPDLVGISSLFSPYYREALKTAETVKKVLDVPVLMGGSHVSACPELMLSNPNVDFIIRGEGEKPICDFLREFQTYKRYAIVDSLGWKENGSLRLNPIGDNFPIQELPSPDVSSLSKEHYLFEGKPIRFVITSRSCPHRCSFCSVHTTFGTKYRRNTVENVLNEIKESYELGYRVFDFEDDNLTFFRPEMKKLCEELIRAFPKKDIRLVAMNGISYISLDSELLRLMKDAGFTNLNLALVSSDKLVRETTKRPHTIEKYLQIVWESFELGFQITSYQILGLPMETLESMIQTLRFNAAQPVLMGASLFYLTPNSPIASDFPERSESDVFLSRLTSMAILSEHFEREDIYSLFIVTRILNFLKSVSVPKGNTVSINEALKILEKYEIRSMIGVRLFEKLINEKKLYASTSKGWILLEKFRYEVFEEVFSGLDGICTLSGGKIDLQDLNRFLPLYNTNSEPSSY